In the genome of Misgurnus anguillicaudatus chromosome 11, ASM2758022v2, whole genome shotgun sequence, one region contains:
- the prr18 gene encoding proline-rich protein 18 yields MPFPPINLHSRISSPRKELFRKKKSRDNVAPPQRTGDDRESEQNKLESPWPSAHLKPHGRNKSTRIPPDPETDSKHTWLSVPKPLATSCESVPRSSSGESSHKYSSRTSLAKEEGEQEIHFSLSLTPEAILVIQKRNLEKQMMAKQQKCCASADLRHRRVFPSRRAQSSSNNKSTGPVAKLEGANDISTIVKISLLNDQHKYDDVEYEEEDGDVDETVMRKCKEWLKGVESAAAFGKVDKLSSLPHLKS; encoded by the coding sequence ATGCCTTTCCCACCGATAAACCTTCACTCACGGATATCCTCGCCAAGAAAGGAGCTATTCAGGAAAAAGAAGAGCAGAGATAACGTCGCGCCGCCTCAGAGGACGGGAGACGACAGGGAGTCGGAACAGAATAAGCTGGAATCACCGTGGCCATCGGCACATTTAAAACCGCACGGGCGAAATAAGTCCACCCGAATCCCTCCCGATCCCGAGACGGACAGCAAACATACGTGGTTGAGCGTTCCCAAACCCTTGGCTACCTCATGCGAAAGCGTCCCGCGATCCAGTTCTGGTGAATCAAGCCATAAATATTCCTCCAGGACGTCTCTAGCGAAAGAAGAAGGCGAGCAAGAGATCCACTTCTCCCTCAGCCTGACGCCCGAAGCCATCCTGGTCATCCAGAAGCGCAACCTGGAGAAGCAGATGATGGCCAAGCAACAGAAGTGCTGCGCGTCCGCGGACCTGAGACACCGCCGGGTTTTTCCGTCCAGACGGGCTCAGAGCAGCTCCAATAATAAAAGCACCGGGCCTGTTGCCAAACTGGAAGGTGCCAACGATATCAGCACCATTGTGAAGATCTCCCTCCTCAATGATCAGCATAAATACGATGATGTGGAGTACGAGGAGGAGGATGGAGACGTGGACGAGACCGTCATGAGGAAATGTAAAGAGTGGCTGAAAGGCGTAGAAAGCGCTGCTGCGTTTGGGAAAGTTGATAAATTGTCATCGTTGCCTCATCTGAAAAGTTGA
- the sft2d1 gene encoding vesicle transport protein SFT2A — MDKLRRVLSGREENEEAGLTSQILDSTTLGLGTRVKWFVICFAAGVVCSILGTALLFLPKAGPKLFAVFYTIGNIAALSSTCFLMGPLKQLKRMFEPTRLLATIMVLLFLVLTLCAVFWWNKKGLAIFFCILQFLSMTWYSISYIPYAREAVMKCFTSCLG; from the exons ATGGACAAGTTGCGTCGTGTATTAAGTGGTCGAGAAGAAAATGAAGAAGCGGGCCTTACATCACAG ATTCTGGACAGCACAACTCTCGGTTTGGGCACACGGGTGAAGTGGTTTGTCATTTGTTTTGCAGCCGGGGTCGTGTGCTCAATACtt GGAACAGCACTTCTCTTCCTGCCCAAAGCTGGCCCAAAGTTATTTGCTGTATTCTACACTATAGGAAACATTGCAGCACTTTCAAG CACCTGTTTTCTGATGGGACCCCTTAAACAACTGAAGCGGATGTTTGAGCCCACCAGACTCTTAGCCACCATTATGGTGCTG CTGTTTCTTGTGTTGACGTTATGTGCAGTCTTTTGG TGGAATAAAAAGGGTCTGGCGATATTCTTCTGCATTTTGCAGTTTTTGTCCATGACATG GTACAGCATCTCCTACATTCCATATGCACG AGAGGCGGTTATGAAGTGCTTCACCTCCTGCTTGGGCTAA